One Callospermophilus lateralis isolate mCalLat2 chromosome 6, mCalLat2.hap1, whole genome shotgun sequence genomic region harbors:
- the LOC143401508 gene encoding tripartite motif-containing protein 26-like, whose product MAAASPLRNLEDEVLCSICLDYLREPVTIDCGHVFCYHCIIKVCESSRQPLYCSLCKTAFKKENIRHVWQMASLVENIWRMKVDEERQPREERSPEQRAEKLCGRHLEKLHYYCKDDQQILCVMCRESREHRHHAAVLLEKAAQPYRGKILNHLKILKGDRDRIQNFQSTGEDEIQALLTKFQGHRQDIVTVFEQGHQFLREREQFLLDLLMGMEQELTEGRSSHITKGSEEVVRLGTLISELEKKVRQPALELLQDPSDIISRYPRKKFWIEKPISPAIKKRAEEFSDKILSLEKGLRGFHGKLLRDLEYKTMRIVLNSQTANGYLSVSPNGKSMIFTGLWMNKYQHGQRFDPEPGVLGSKGFTWGKVYWEVKVDRIWWGAEEEEEAMKYRGGARDVFGSSYLGGFIGITDGYSSPGYRNESEELEEEWSQENGIWPKFCLLGVARESVVRRGFLAFTPEEGFWTLQLSSAGVSICTNSEPFQILSYCPRQIGIALDYDGGKVTFTNARTQEFIYEFSSSFTGRIFPFLWLNCMRSRLTLRP is encoded by the exons ATGGCTGCCGCCTCCCCTCTGAGAAACCTGGAGGATGAGGTGCTGTGCTCCATCTGCCTTGACTACTTGAGAGAGCCAGTGACCATTGACTGTGgtcatgtcttttgctatcactgcaTCATTAAGGTCTGTGAATCTTCTAGGCAGCCATTATATTGTTCTCTCTGCAAGACAGCTTTTAAGAAAGAGAATATCCGCCATGTATGGCAGATGGCCAGTTTGGTGGAGAACATCTGGAGGATGAAAGTAGATGAGGAGAGACAACCCAGAGAGGAAAGATCACCTGAGCAAAGAGCAGAGAAGCTGTGTGGGCGACATCTGGAGAAGCTGCATTACTACTGCAAAGATGACCAGCAGATTCTGTGTGTGATGTGTCGGGAGTCTCGGGAGCACAGGCACCATGCTGCTGTTCTTCTGGAGAAGGCTGCACAGCCTTATCGG GGTAAAATTCTAAATCATCTGAAGATTCTGAAGGGAGACAGGGATAGAATTCAGAATTTTCAGTCTACAGGAGAAGATGAGATTCAGGCCCTGCTC ACAAAATTCCAGGGCCACAGGCAAGATATTGTAACAGTGTTTGAACAGGGCCATCAGTTCTTGAGAGAAAGGGAACAGTTCCTGTTGGACTTGCTGATGGGGATGGAGCAAGAGCTCACAGAAGGGAGGAGCAGCCATATAACTAAAGGCTCAGAGGAGGTGGTCCGGCTTGGGACTTTGATTTCTGAATTAGAGAAGAAGGTTCGGCAGCCAGCACTGGAACTTTTGCAG GACCCCAGTGACATAATAAGCAG GTATCCCCGGAAGAAGTTCTGGATTGAAAAGCCCATCAGTCCTGCAATCAAAAAGCGAGCAGAAGAATTTTCTGATAAAATTCTTTCTTTAGAGAAAGGCCTGAGAGGATTCCATG GAAAATTGTTGAGGGATCTGGAATATAAAACAA TGAGGATCGTCCTGAATTCTCAGACAGCCAATGGCTACCTCTCAGTGTCTCCAAATGGGAAAAGTATGATATTCACTGGCTTGTGGATGAACAAATACCAACATGGTCAGCGATTTGATCCTGAGCCTGGTGTGCTGGGCAGTAAGGGCTTCACCTGGGGCAAAGTGTACTGGGAAGTGAAAGTGGATAGGATCTGGTGGGGagcagaggaggaagaagaagcaaTGAAATACAGAGGTGGAGCCAGAGATGTGTTTGGCAGTAGCTATCTTGGTGGGTTCATAGGAATCACTGATGGATATAGTTCTCCTGGATACAGAAATGAGAGCGAAGAGTTGGAGGAAGAATGGTCTCAGGAAAATGGAATATGGCCGAAATTCTGCTTGTTGGGGGTGGCAAGAGAGTCAGTGGTGAGAAGAGGGTTCCTGGCCTTCACCCCTGAGGAGGGATTCTGGACTCTACAGCTGTCTTCAGCAGGGGTCTCTATATGTACAAACTCTGAACCTTTCCAGATACTGTCCTACTGTCCAAGGCAGATTGGCATTGCCTTGGATTATGATGGAGGGAAGGTCACCTTTACAAATGCTAGAACCCAAGAGTTTATCTATGAATTCTCATCTTCCTTTACTGGgagaatttttccttttttatggcTTAATTGCATGAGATCTAGACTTACACTGAGACCCtga